One Devosia lacusdianchii genomic window carries:
- a CDS encoding helix-turn-helix domain-containing protein: protein MIVEKTLDSRPKRERAPRPTPRPDRSFYSSGKAFGRFGIRSFAPQIMPQPHSHGHIEFNWLTAGRMDYVFDGGPVTVGDGRLVAFWAGIPHQTVALHEVGDGRQHNIYLPMDAFLEMPQLGRLTETLMGGGVIQLNPDCIGLETLERWHQDYRSGNALRTDIVRAEIGTMFRRAAITGWDTLLPAWVEGTGTRTRTGSPVRYVVRMVRHIVENITDPLSADSIADVVGLHPNYATNLFTKVMHISVQKFVTRMRLIRARSLLFDGSLSIANVAFQSGFVSQTQFYEHFRKAYGMTPSQMRKDTIEG from the coding sequence ATGATTGTTGAAAAGACTCTCGACAGTCGCCCCAAGCGCGAGCGCGCGCCGCGGCCCACGCCGCGACCGGACCGCAGCTTCTACTCGTCGGGCAAGGCCTTTGGCCGGTTCGGCATCCGTTCTTTTGCCCCCCAGATCATGCCACAGCCCCATAGCCACGGGCATATTGAATTCAATTGGCTGACCGCCGGGCGGATGGACTACGTGTTCGATGGCGGGCCGGTCACCGTGGGCGATGGGCGGCTGGTGGCCTTCTGGGCCGGCATTCCGCATCAGACGGTGGCCCTGCACGAGGTGGGCGACGGGCGGCAGCACAATATCTACCTGCCCATGGACGCGTTCCTCGAAATGCCGCAGCTCGGCCGCCTCACAGAGACTCTGATGGGCGGCGGTGTCATTCAGCTCAATCCGGATTGCATCGGTCTCGAAACGCTGGAGCGTTGGCACCAGGACTATCGCAGCGGCAATGCGCTCCGCACCGATATCGTTCGCGCCGAAATCGGCACCATGTTTCGCCGCGCCGCCATTACGGGGTGGGACACGCTGTTGCCGGCCTGGGTGGAGGGCACTGGCACGCGGACGCGTACGGGGTCCCCGGTGCGTTATGTGGTCCGCATGGTGCGCCACATCGTGGAGAACATCACCGACCCGCTCAGCGCCGACAGCATCGCCGACGTGGTGGGCCTGCATCCCAACTATGCCACCAACCTTTTCACCAAGGTGATGCATATTTCCGTGCAGAAATTCGTCACCCGCATGCGGTTGATCCGGGCGCGCTCGTTGCTGTTCGACGGCAGCCTGTCCATCGCCAATGTGGCGTTTCAGTCAGGCTTTGTCAGCCAAACCCAGTTCTATGAGCATTTCCGCAAGGCCTATGGGATGACGCCGAGCCAGATGCGCAAAGATACGATCGAAGGGTAG
- a CDS encoding ABC transporter substrate-binding protein produces the protein MRRHAIALGGASLMLGVSLLAVQAQELTGELPDPPAFAAQSEPNFVSVTDILEYKALPEYHEPDWVTSKYVDAGTLPPVAERLPKEPLVFKTGDMPDGIGVYGDTMRHVIGGRPEGWNYIGGQSQGWGGIDIGLSECLTRTGPLFEVKADELEPLPNLAKSWEWSEDGHELTMKLIEGAKWSDGDPFDADDVMFYWNDNILDTNVSPLNGGTPETFGVGTTLEALDPYTIKWTFKEVRPTQYLYAMAYGTFCPGPSHILKPEHPKYNAENTYEEYKNAFPPEYMNIPVMGAWVPVEYRPDDIIVMRRNPYYWKTDENGNQLPYLNELHYRLSTWADRDVQAVAGSGDFSNLEQAESYVEALKRSAEDTAPARLQFGARTIGYALDFNFSANGWGEPDARAQSVRELNRNLDFRKAISIAIDRQRLGDSLVRGPFTAIYPGGLYAGTAYYDKASTVYYPFNLDAANDLLDGIGLTDTDGNGVRNFPDGGADVEITLLANTDYATDTNLAEGVIAMMEPLGLRVIANFQQGTARDDMQQAGQFDWHVRRQGSEMVSVVQGTAGLAPTGPRTSYFHRAGTGDVLDLLPFEQELVDTVNAFIATSDNAERVELMKKYQQIFTENVYSVGLTQYPGALIINKRFANIPAGAPIFMFNWAEDNIIRERVFVPADAQGDYELHPETLPGAPGSAGPM, from the coding sequence ATGAGAAGACATGCGATTGCCCTTGGCGGGGCGAGCTTGATGCTGGGCGTCTCACTGCTTGCAGTGCAGGCCCAGGAACTGACCGGCGAACTGCCCGATCCGCCGGCGTTCGCCGCACAGAGCGAACCGAACTTCGTCAGCGTCACCGATATTCTGGAATACAAGGCGCTGCCCGAATACCACGAGCCCGATTGGGTCACCTCGAAATATGTCGACGCCGGCACCCTGCCGCCTGTCGCTGAACGTCTCCCCAAGGAGCCGCTCGTCTTCAAGACCGGCGACATGCCTGATGGCATCGGTGTTTACGGCGACACCATGCGCCATGTGATTGGCGGACGCCCGGAAGGCTGGAACTATATCGGCGGTCAGTCCCAGGGTTGGGGTGGCATCGACATCGGTCTATCCGAATGTCTGACTCGCACCGGGCCACTGTTCGAGGTCAAGGCCGACGAACTCGAGCCTCTCCCCAACCTCGCCAAGAGCTGGGAATGGTCCGAAGACGGGCACGAGCTGACGATGAAGCTCATCGAAGGTGCAAAATGGTCCGACGGCGACCCCTTTGATGCCGATGACGTCATGTTCTATTGGAACGACAATATCCTCGACACCAACGTTTCCCCGCTCAACGGTGGCACGCCAGAGACCTTCGGTGTTGGCACGACTCTGGAAGCCCTGGATCCCTACACGATCAAGTGGACCTTCAAGGAAGTCCGGCCGACCCAGTACCTCTATGCCATGGCCTACGGCACGTTCTGCCCGGGTCCGAGCCATATCCTCAAACCCGAGCATCCCAAGTACAACGCCGAGAATACCTACGAGGAATACAAGAACGCCTTCCCGCCGGAATACATGAACATTCCGGTGATGGGTGCCTGGGTGCCGGTAGAATATCGTCCTGACGACATCATCGTCATGCGCCGCAACCCCTACTATTGGAAGACCGACGAGAACGGCAACCAGCTCCCCTACCTCAACGAGCTGCACTACCGCCTCTCGACCTGGGCTGACCGCGACGTTCAGGCTGTTGCCGGTTCGGGCGACTTCTCCAACCTCGAACAGGCCGAAAGCTATGTCGAGGCCCTGAAGCGTTCGGCTGAAGACACTGCCCCTGCCCGTCTGCAGTTCGGCGCCCGCACCATTGGATATGCGCTGGACTTCAACTTCTCGGCCAATGGCTGGGGTGAACCCGACGCGCGCGCCCAGTCGGTGCGTGAACTCAACCGCAATCTCGATTTCCGCAAGGCAATCTCGATCGCGATCGACCGCCAGCGCCTCGGCGACTCGCTTGTCCGTGGTCCGTTTACCGCCATCTACCCCGGCGGGCTCTATGCCGGAACCGCCTACTACGACAAGGCTTCGACGGTCTATTATCCGTTCAACCTGGACGCAGCGAATGACCTGCTCGATGGCATCGGCCTAACCGATACCGACGGCAACGGCGTCCGCAACTTCCCCGATGGCGGCGCCGACGTCGAAATCACGTTGCTGGCAAACACTGACTACGCCACCGACACCAACCTGGCCGAAGGCGTCATAGCCATGATGGAACCGCTCGGTCTCCGCGTCATCGCCAACTTCCAGCAGGGTACTGCCCGCGATGACATGCAGCAGGCTGGCCAGTTCGACTGGCACGTCCGCCGCCAGGGCTCCGAGATGGTTTCGGTGGTTCAGGGCACGGCAGGCCTGGCTCCAACCGGCCCGCGCACCAGCTACTTCCACCGCGCTGGTACCGGCGACGTGCTCGACCTGCTCCCCTTCGAGCAGGAACTTGTCGACACCGTGAACGCATTCATCGCCACCAGCGATAATGCCGAACGCGTCGAACTGATGAAGAAGTATCAGCAGATCTTCACCGAGAATGTCTATTCGGTGGGCCTGACCCAGTACCCGGGTGCGCTGATCATCAACAAGCGCTTTGCCAATATCCCGGCCGGTGCTCCGATCTTCATGTTCAACTGGGCCGAAGACAACATCATCCGCGAGCGTGTCTTCGTACCTGCCGACGCACAGGGCGACTACGAACTGCATCCCGAAACGCTGCCAGGCGCGCCTGGCTCCGCCGGCCCGATGTGA
- a CDS encoding ABC transporter permease, translated as MLRFLTMRVLGAIPLLFLLSIVTFAIIQAPPGDYGDTIRSMLINQGGVPPAQAEAQAEIYRQANGLNDPLVVQYFRWITGIVTRFDFGHSFFYNKEVGQVVTERLPATIALALVCHILASFLGIGLGILAATRQYSWVDTGLGVLSFLGMTIPRFLLAIIILYILVFRMNVSEVGMFFSARYGGAPWSWDKFVNLMTHIWPVIFIATFGGLAYNMRVMRANLLDVLNSQYVETARAKGLPEGAVIMKHAVPNALHPLVAYQGVVLPYMLTGEIEVAIVFGLATVGPAIVGSMGVGDVYVTATFMLVLAATLIIGNIISDVLLVALDPRVRLGGGAE; from the coding sequence ATGCTTCGATTTCTGACCATGCGCGTCTTGGGCGCGATCCCTTTGCTGTTCCTGCTCAGCATCGTGACCTTCGCCATCATTCAGGCGCCTCCGGGCGACTACGGCGACACCATCCGCTCCATGCTGATCAACCAGGGCGGCGTGCCGCCTGCACAAGCCGAAGCACAGGCCGAAATCTATCGCCAGGCCAACGGCCTCAATGACCCTCTCGTTGTCCAGTATTTCCGCTGGATAACCGGCATCGTCACCCGCTTCGATTTCGGCCATTCCTTCTTCTACAACAAGGAAGTCGGCCAGGTCGTTACCGAGCGCCTGCCTGCCACGATCGCACTGGCGCTAGTCTGCCACATCCTCGCGTCTTTCCTGGGTATCGGTCTCGGCATTCTCGCCGCCACCCGTCAGTATTCGTGGGTCGATACCGGCCTCGGCGTCCTCTCGTTCCTCGGCATGACGATCCCGCGCTTCCTGCTGGCGATCATCATCCTCTACATCCTCGTGTTCCGCATGAATGTCAGCGAGGTCGGGATGTTCTTCTCCGCCCGCTATGGCGGCGCGCCCTGGAGCTGGGACAAGTTCGTCAACCTCATGACCCACATCTGGCCGGTGATCTTCATCGCCACGTTCGGCGGCCTGGCCTACAATATGCGCGTGATGCGGGCGAACCTGCTCGACGTGCTCAACAGCCAATATGTCGAAACGGCACGCGCCAAGGGCCTGCCCGAAGGTGCGGTGATCATGAAGCACGCTGTGCCCAATGCCCTGCACCCACTCGTCGCCTACCAGGGCGTGGTGCTGCCCTACATGCTGACCGGCGAGATCGAAGTCGCCATCGTCTTCGGTCTCGCCACCGTGGGTCCGGCCATTGTGGGCTCCATGGGCGTCGGCGACGTCTACGTCACCGCCACTTTCATGCTGGTGCTCGCAGCCACGCTGATCATTGGCAACATCATCTCCGACGTGCTGCTGGTCGCCCTCGATCCCCGCGTCCGGCTAGGAGGAGGCGCAGAATGA